One part of the Campylobacter sp. RM16189 genome encodes these proteins:
- the aspS gene encoding aspartate--tRNA ligase: MRSHYCAELSAADIGKEVDLCGWVNTYRDHGGVIFIDLRDRTGLIQLVCDPADSISAHEIASKVRDEYVLKIKGKIRARGEGLVNPRLKTGEIEVVVSEVIVENPSEPLPFMINDNSVNEDIRLKYRFLDLRNERLQNIFKMRSKAAIAARNALDRLGFIEFETPILTRATPEGARDYLVPSRVYPGQFYALPQSPQLFKQLLMCSGFDKYFQIAKCFRDEDLRADRQPEFTQIDIEMSFIKQDDILNMAEEVLKDIFAACGYDVKTPFRRMSYKEATETYGSDKPDLRYDLAMVDVIDIFARSTNEIFSSIAKDPKKNRIKALKVPNGDNIFSKREMNRFEEFVRKFGAQGLGYFQMKEDGLKGPLCKFFEEKDLQEIVDRCQLKLGDVVFFGAGKKKIVLDYMGRFRIFLAEQMGIIDQDRMEFLWVLDFPMFEQNDDGSYSAMHHPFTMPKNIDEEDLEDILSIAHDVVLNGFELGGGSVRIHKNDVQQKVFKLLGIDEAEQREKFGFLLDALSFGAPPHGGIAIGFDRLVMLATKSTSIRDVIAFPKTQRAQCPMTKAPSEANSEQLRELGLRLREKTN, encoded by the coding sequence ATGCGAAGCCATTATTGCGCAGAGCTTAGTGCGGCGGACATCGGCAAAGAAGTCGATCTTTGCGGCTGGGTCAATACATATAGAGACCACGGCGGAGTTATCTTTATCGATTTAAGAGATAGAACAGGGCTAATCCAGCTGGTTTGCGATCCTGCCGATAGCATAAGCGCTCATGAAATAGCGTCAAAAGTTCGCGACGAGTATGTTTTAAAAATTAAAGGCAAGATAAGAGCGCGTGGTGAAGGACTTGTAAATCCAAGGCTAAAGACCGGCGAGATCGAAGTCGTAGTTAGCGAAGTAATAGTTGAAAACCCAAGCGAACCGCTTCCGTTTATGATCAACGATAACTCGGTAAATGAAGATATCAGGCTTAAATACCGATTTTTGGACTTAAGAAACGAGCGCTTGCAAAATATCTTTAAAATGCGCTCAAAGGCTGCGATTGCCGCTAGAAACGCACTTGACCGGCTTGGCTTTATAGAATTTGAAACGCCTATCCTAACTCGCGCCACACCTGAAGGAGCAAGAGATTATCTGGTGCCAAGCCGCGTATATCCGGGGCAGTTTTATGCACTTCCGCAAAGCCCTCAGCTATTTAAGCAGCTTTTGATGTGTTCGGGCTTTGATAAATACTTCCAGATAGCAAAATGCTTTAGAGATGAGGATTTGCGAGCTGATCGCCAGCCTGAATTTACGCAGATTGATATCGAGATGAGCTTTATTAAACAAGATGATATCTTAAATATGGCTGAAGAAGTTCTAAAAGACATCTTTGCAGCCTGCGGATATGATGTCAAAACGCCGTTTAGACGCATGAGCTACAAAGAAGCTACCGAAACATACGGCTCGGATAAACCTGACCTTCGTTACGATCTAGCTATGGTTGACGTGATTGATATATTTGCTCGCTCGACAAATGAAATTTTTAGCTCTATCGCAAAAGATCCTAAGAAAAACCGCATAAAAGCGCTTAAAGTGCCAAACGGAGATAATATATTCAGCAAACGCGAGATGAATAGATTTGAAGAATTTGTCCGCAAATTCGGAGCTCAAGGACTAGGATACTTCCAGATGAAAGAGGATGGATTAAAAGGTCCTCTTTGCAAATTCTTTGAAGAAAAAGACCTTCAAGAGATAGTTGATAGATGCCAGTTAAAACTTGGTGACGTCGTATTTTTCGGTGCAGGCAAGAAAAAGATAGTACTTGACTATATGGGAAGATTTAGAATTTTCTTAGCCGAGCAAATGGGGATCATCGATCAAGACAGAATGGAATTTTTATGGGTGCTAGATTTCCCTATGTTTGAGCAAAATGACGACGGAAGCTACTCTGCAATGCACCATCCGTTTACCATGCCTAAAAATATAGACGAAGAGGACTTGGAAGATATCCTATCCATAGCTCACGACGTTGTGCTAAACGGCTTTGAACTAGGTGGAGGGAGCGTGAGAATCCACAAAAACGACGTTCAACAAAAGGTATTTAAACTTCTTGGCATAGACGAAGCCGAGCAAAGAGAGAAATTTGGCTTCCTGCTTGACGCGCTTAGCTTTGGAGCGCCACCGCACGGAGGTATCGCGATAGGATTTGACCGCCTTGTGATGCTAGCTACTAAATCAACCAGTATTCGCGACGTCATCGCATTCCCTAAAACACAGCGCGCACAATGCCCTATGACAAAAGCGCCGAGTGAAGCAAATTCCGAGCAACTTCGAGAGCTTGGACTTAGACTAAGAGAAAAAACCAACTAA
- a CDS encoding NAD(+) kinase: protein MKKERNLNIADVKKVGVVAKINADLAKNLKTIEKILAKYGVEILLEKSCAKELDKQGFELINLAKNCDFLISLGGDGTIISVCRQSAEISPFVLGIHAGRLGFLTDITMDECEEFFKDFFEGKFDIETPFMLDVFMHKKSGDTVKKIAFNEAAILSLKPGSMAHINALLNGKDFNSYFGDGVLISTPIGSTAYNMSANGPIIYPLSDVFAVTPICSHSLTQRPVVLPRGFEMKFKTQSDAVLVIDGQDRFNMSNLDSISVALSEKSAKFIRHIGRDYFQILKEKLHWGYND, encoded by the coding sequence ATGAAAAAAGAGAGAAATTTAAATATTGCCGATGTAAAAAAAGTCGGAGTTGTAGCTAAGATAAATGCCGATTTGGCTAAAAATTTAAAGACGATTGAGAAAATTTTAGCCAAATACGGTGTAGAAATTTTACTTGAAAAAAGTTGCGCTAAAGAGCTTGATAAGCAGGGTTTTGAGCTAATAAATTTGGCTAAAAATTGTGATTTTTTAATCTCTTTAGGCGGAGACGGTACGATCATCTCAGTTTGCAGACAGAGTGCAGAAATTTCGCCGTTTGTGCTTGGAATTCACGCAGGAAGGCTTGGATTTTTAACCGATATCACGATGGATGAGTGCGAAGAGTTTTTTAAAGACTTTTTTGAGGGAAAATTTGATATCGAAACTCCGTTTATGCTTGATGTATTTATGCATAAAAAAAGTGGCGATACGGTAAAAAAGATAGCCTTTAACGAAGCCGCGATACTAAGCTTGAAGCCAGGCTCTATGGCTCATATCAATGCGCTTTTAAACGGAAAAGATTTTAACTCGTATTTTGGTGACGGCGTTCTTATATCAACGCCGATCGGCTCGACTGCTTACAACATGAGCGCAAACGGACCTATCATCTATCCGTTAAGCGATGTTTTTGCCGTTACTCCGATATGCTCTCATTCACTTACTCAGCGCCCGGTTGTGCTTCCAAGAGGGTTTGAGATGAAATTTAAAACCCAAAGCGATGCTGTTTTGGTTATCGATGGGCAAGATAGGTTTAACATGTCAAATTTAGATAGCATTAGCGTTGCTTTGAGTGAAAAATCGGCAAAATTTATCCGCCATATCGGTAGGGATTACTTTCAAATTTTAAAAGAAAAACTTCACTGGGGTTATAATGATTGA
- a CDS encoding AAA family ATPase: MIERLLIKEYLNFDSVELKFKEGLSVFTGVSGAGKSVLMSAIMAVFGLKDSDAKLIEADVEYKFSAEEYGIESEQINTFKLFRDKATRYFINSQAISKKNLASIAKEHIKYLSAKEINEFENERFLNLLDIVESKKNGEFLKFKQEFEAKFKEFDQISKELQNIIEDERRIEELKEFASFEISKIESVSPKVGEFEELMEIKKRLSKKDKINEAWSRAEAVFHAERAVIDALNISDIDASFFEECMNELRIARDNLNMDELEDIDIEGVLDRIEALNSLIRRYASIEEALETLKKRKAELSKYENISFEKSLLEAKFNALKSEINDMSSKLTKARSENLKELEELINSYLKELYMSKITLKISQKPLDKFGVDEIALSLNETNLKNLSSGELNRLRLAFIASETQISGSGEGVIILDEIDANLSGKEAMSIANVLLNLAKFYQIFAISHQPQLSSKANSHFLVERQGEKSIARELKNSERITELARMISGEKITNEAVNFARQLLEG, from the coding sequence ATGATTGAGAGGCTTTTGATAAAGGAATATCTAAATTTTGATAGCGTGGAGCTTAAATTTAAAGAAGGGCTTAGCGTATTTACAGGCGTAAGCGGTGCGGGCAAATCAGTGCTAATGAGCGCTATAATGGCTGTTTTTGGACTTAAGGATAGCGATGCAAAGCTGATTGAAGCGGATGTGGAGTATAAATTCAGTGCCGAGGAGTATGGGATTGAGAGCGAGCAGATAAATACTTTTAAACTGTTTAGAGATAAGGCGACAAGGTATTTTATCAACTCTCAGGCTATCTCAAAGAAAAATCTCGCCTCAATTGCAAAAGAGCATATAAAATATCTGTCCGCCAAAGAGATAAACGAGTTTGAAAACGAGAGATTTTTAAATTTGCTTGATATCGTCGAAAGTAAAAAAAACGGAGAATTTTTAAAATTTAAGCAGGAATTTGAGGCGAAATTTAAGGAATTTGATCAAATTTCAAAAGAGTTGCAAAATATAATAGAAGATGAAAGAAGGATTGAGGAGCTTAAGGAATTTGCAAGCTTTGAGATATCAAAAATAGAGTCTGTTAGCCCAAAAGTAGGCGAATTTGAAGAGCTTATGGAGATAAAAAAACGCCTTAGTAAAAAAGATAAGATAAATGAAGCTTGGAGTAGAGCCGAAGCCGTATTTCATGCCGAAAGAGCAGTCATAGATGCGCTAAATATAAGCGATATAGATGCGAGCTTTTTTGAAGAGTGTATGAACGAGCTTAGGATAGCGCGCGACAACCTAAATATGGATGAGCTTGAAGATATCGATATAGAAGGCGTTTTGGATAGGATCGAGGCACTAAATTCGCTAATTCGCAGATATGCAAGCATTGAAGAAGCGCTTGAAACTTTAAAAAAACGAAAAGCCGAGCTTAGTAAATATGAAAATATAAGCTTTGAAAAAAGCTTGCTTGAAGCTAAATTTAACGCTTTAAAAAGCGAGATTAACGATATGTCAAGCAAGCTTACAAAGGCAAGGAGTGAAAATTTAAAAGAGCTTGAAGAGCTTATAAATTCATATCTTAAAGAGCTTTATATGAGCAAAATCACTCTTAAAATAAGCCAAAAGCCGCTTGATAAATTCGGCGTTGACGAGATAGCTTTGAGTTTAAACGAGACTAATTTAAAAAATTTAAGCTCGGGCGAACTAAACCGCTTGCGACTTGCCTTTATAGCAAGTGAAACGCAAATTTCAGGAAGTGGAGAAGGGGTAATAATCCTTGATGAGATAGATGCGAATTTAAGCGGAAAAGAGGCGATGAGTATCGCAAATGTGCTTTTAAATTTAGCTAAATTCTATCAGATTTTTGCCATCTCACATCAGCCTCAGCTTAGCTCAAAGGCAAATTCTCACTTTTTAGTTGAAAGACAAGGCGAAAAATCAATCGCAAGAGAGCTTAAAAACAGTGAACGCATAACCGAACTTGCCAGAATGATAAGCGGTGAGAAGATAACAAATGAGGCTGTAAATTTTGCTAGGCAACTTTTGGAGGGTTAA
- a CDS encoding diguanylate cyclase, with the protein MKKSRILIVEDNKALAKLIAKKMEGNVEMDIDVAHSMAEAEVFLAKPSEYFIALLDLNLPDAPNGEIVDYVISKGIAAIVLTGSLDPKTREIFIHKDIVDYVYKSNMDDINYIFQMINRLIKNKQYKVMIIEDSMPFRNNIKKILTSLQFQVFTAAHGEEAMSYFADHPDIKLVITDYRMPIKDGLGVLKELRKENDKNNLGIIVITSPKEEVNASIFLKNGANDFIAKPFEKEEFICRIHNTIEAIENINRIANFANHDFLTGVYNRRYFYANMEEYLSKHEEFFEPYAIAMLDIDHFKSINDTYGHDGGDKVLQFLAKKLVDETKGNDIVARFGGEEFCIVLKNISKEEAIKFFVNLRSNIASQSITLKKESFKFTVSIGVAFGRSDYSLDEILEFADDALYEAKENGRNRVEVAG; encoded by the coding sequence ATGAAAAAAAGTAGAATTTTAATAGTAGAAGACAACAAGGCATTGGCAAAACTTATTGCAAAAAAGATGGAAGGCAACGTCGAAATGGATATAGACGTAGCCCATAGTATGGCTGAAGCGGAAGTTTTTTTAGCTAAACCAAGCGAATATTTTATAGCCTTGCTTGATCTGAATTTGCCTGACGCTCCAAATGGAGAGATAGTAGATTATGTGATTTCAAAAGGTATTGCGGCGATAGTGCTAACAGGAAGTCTTGATCCTAAGACTAGAGAAATATTTATACATAAAGATATAGTAGATTATGTTTACAAGAGCAACATGGATGATATAAACTATATATTTCAAATGATAAATAGGCTTATTAAAAATAAGCAGTATAAGGTTATGATCATTGAAGATTCGATGCCTTTTAGAAATAATATTAAAAAAATTCTAACAAGTCTTCAGTTTCAGGTATTTACAGCCGCTCATGGCGAGGAGGCTATGAGCTATTTTGCCGATCACCCCGATATAAAGCTTGTTATAACTGATTATAGAATGCCTATTAAGGATGGCCTTGGAGTTTTAAAAGAGCTTAGAAAAGAAAACGACAAGAATAATCTTGGAATAATAGTTATTACATCTCCAAAAGAGGAGGTTAACGCCTCTATATTTCTTAAAAATGGAGCAAATGATTTTATCGCAAAGCCTTTTGAAAAAGAGGAATTTATATGCAGGATACATAATACCATAGAGGCTATAGAAAATATTAATAGAATTGCAAATTTTGCGAATCATGATTTTTTGACAGGTGTTTATAATAGAAGGTATTTTTATGCCAATATGGAGGAGTATTTAAGTAAGCATGAGGAATTCTTTGAACCTTACGCGATAGCTATGCTTGACATAGATCATTTTAAGAGTATTAATGATACATATGGTCATGATGGTGGAGATAAAGTACTGCAATTTTTGGCAAAAAAATTAGTCGATGAGACAAAAGGAAATGATATTGTAGCTAGATTTGGAGGGGAGGAATTTTGTATAGTTCTTAAAAATATCTCCAAAGAAGAGGCTATTAAATTTTTTGTAAATTTAAGATCTAATATTGCGTCTCAATCCATAACTCTAAAAAAAGAGAGTTTTAAATTTACTGTTTCTATCGGTGTTGCATTTGGAAGAAGCGATTATTCTTTAGATGAAATTTTAGAATTTGCAGATGATGCACTATATGAAGCTAAGGAGAATGGTAGAAATAGGGTAGAGGTAGCTGGATGA
- a CDS encoding TatD family hydrolase codes for MIIDTHCHLDDNRYDEDLDMVMQNAYSGGIGGVLIPGADIKDLPKAARIANAYKNVFFAVGVHPYHIDDFDENELRKFANDDKCIAVGECGLDYFRLPKDESEKLAEKESQKRVFKAQLDLAVELNLPVILHIRDSNEDCYNILKEYASRLKGAVLHCYNASPLLLELSKFGNFYFGIGGVLTFKNAKNLVEILPKIPRDKLLIETDGPYLSPEPYRGRRNEPFYTQFVAQRMSEILDLEKEEIIRITKQNAKMLFGNFNTE; via the coding sequence ATGATAATAGATACGCATTGTCATCTTGATGATAATAGATACGATGAAGATCTTGATATGGTTATGCAAAATGCCTATAGTGGTGGCATTGGTGGGGTTTTGATACCTGGTGCTGATATTAAAGATTTACCAAAAGCTGCTAGAATAGCCAATGCTTATAAAAATGTTTTTTTCGCAGTCGGAGTTCATCCGTATCATATAGATGATTTTGATGAGAATGAGTTGCGTAAATTTGCTAATGATGACAAATGCATAGCTGTAGGTGAATGCGGACTTGATTATTTTAGGCTGCCAAAAGATGAGAGTGAGAAATTAGCCGAGAAAGAGTCTCAGAAGAGAGTTTTTAAGGCTCAGCTTGATTTAGCTGTAGAGCTTAATCTGCCTGTAATTTTGCATATTAGAGACTCTAATGAGGATTGTTATAATATATTAAAAGAGTATGCAAGTAGGCTAAAAGGAGCGGTTTTGCATTGTTATAACGCATCGCCATTACTTTTAGAGCTTAGTAAATTTGGAAATTTTTATTTTGGAATCGGCGGAGTTTTAACATTTAAAAATGCTAAAAATTTAGTGGAAATTTTGCCTAAAATTCCAAGGGATAAGTTACTTATCGAAACAGATGGGCCATATCTTTCGCCTGAGCCATATAGAGGTAGGAGAAATGAGCCTTTTTATACGCAATTTGTTGCACAAAGAATGAGTGAAATTTTAGATTTAGAAAAAGAGGAGATAATTAGAATAACCAAGCAAAATGCTAAAATGCTTTTTGGAAATTTTAATACCGAATAA
- a CDS encoding lytic transglycosylase domain-containing protein, giving the protein MRILKIVFLCMTCTIFLSASTMNKNVKDVTELQKKVLKEFDIDYKFLTSPYYKTVKNSIKDSKKKEFARTIENGYKHIPVLQKIIKDSGIPESFLYLAMIESGFSNEVVSRVKAVGIWQFMAPTAKLYGLRVDEYADERKDPIAATIAATKYLQNLKDEFGKWYLAMMAYNCGGTRLKSAIKKAGSDDIHVLLDSKKGYLPKETRAFVTKILTVANIAADNNTQDTNNSNLIGGDKAVELAKIDVPGGTTLMEVGDSIGVSLKRMKEYNSHLKFVYTPPTDKQYYLYIPKNKKNMFNDNFEASQNRKFEIYTIKKDDTLLAIAQKTGVSHKIIKEYNNLTSDKLKPNENIVIPTEQNINYLAEYIVKSGDSLNEISEKFDVALKDLKDANSLISSNSSIGAKLATAK; this is encoded by the coding sequence ATGAGAATTTTAAAAATAGTTTTTTTGTGTATGACCTGTACTATATTTTTATCTGCTTCGACTATGAATAAAAACGTTAAAGATGTAACCGAATTACAAAAAAAAGTATTGAAAGAATTTGACATAGACTATAAATTTCTAACCAGTCCTTACTATAAAACAGTTAAAAATAGTATCAAAGATAGTAAGAAAAAAGAATTTGCAAGGACAATAGAGAACGGATATAAGCATATTCCTGTCTTGCAAAAAATTATTAAAGATTCAGGTATCCCGGAGTCGTTTTTATATCTTGCGATGATAGAATCCGGTTTTTCCAACGAGGTTGTATCAAGAGTTAAAGCCGTAGGTATTTGGCAGTTTATGGCTCCTACGGCTAAGCTTTATGGTCTTAGAGTAGATGAGTACGCTGATGAGCGTAAAGATCCAATAGCTGCCACTATTGCCGCTACAAAGTATCTTCAAAATTTAAAAGATGAATTTGGAAAATGGTATTTGGCTATGATGGCATATAATTGTGGAGGAACTAGGCTAAAATCTGCTATAAAAAAGGCCGGAAGCGATGATATACACGTGCTTCTTGATAGCAAAAAAGGTTATTTGCCAAAAGAAACCAGGGCTTTCGTAACAAAAATTTTAACTGTAGCGAATATAGCTGCCGATAATAATACGCAAGATACAAATAATTCTAATCTAATAGGTGGTGATAAGGCTGTTGAACTAGCAAAGATTGATGTTCCTGGAGGAACTACCTTGATGGAGGTTGGAGACAGTATAGGAGTTAGCTTAAAAAGAATGAAAGAGTATAACTCTCATCTTAAATTCGTATATACTCCACCTACGGATAAGCAATACTATCTATACATTCCTAAAAATAAAAAAAATATGTTTAATGATAATTTTGAGGCCTCCCAAAATCGTAAATTTGAAATTTATACAATAAAAAAAGATGATACTCTCTTGGCTATTGCTCAAAAAACAGGAGTTAGTCATAAGATAATCAAAGAGTATAATAATCTAACATCCGATAAGTTAAAACCAAATGAGAACATAGTAATCCCTACGGAGCAAAACATCAACTATCTTGCCGAATATATAGTAAAGAGCGGAGATAGCCTAAATGAAATTTCTGAGAAATTTGATGTCGCACTTAAAGATTTAAAGGATGCAAACAGTCTAATTAGCTCAAATTCATCTATTGGAGCAAAGCTTGCTACTGCAAAATAG
- a CDS encoding septal ring lytic transglycosylase RlpA family protein, translating into MLLQNSIKFGLLAIFVSIFFTGCSWIGINFGPTGPTNVKINNSKGVHQATMRPYTINGKTYYPTIVSVGDRASGIASWYGPNFHGKKTSNGEIYNMYNMTAAHKTLPMNTMVRVTNLKNGKNIIVRINDRGPFVAGRVIDLSKVGAQKIDMIASGTAPVVLEVVGFNGSINSKVANIPSSQKPKVSSRVQQDTFVGGIFMVQIGAFRNLSGANAYKRTHSAKNYNTQIKEYILDGRTIYRVFLVGFRSENEARDFIEAGHIEGAFIARE; encoded by the coding sequence TTGCTACTGCAAAATAGTATCAAATTTGGCCTTTTGGCTATTTTTGTATCTATTTTTTTTACAGGATGCTCTTGGATAGGTATAAATTTTGGCCCTACGGGACCTACAAACGTAAAGATAAATAATTCAAAAGGTGTTCATCAAGCCACCATGCGTCCCTATACCATAAACGGAAAGACATATTATCCGACTATAGTAAGCGTGGGAGATAGGGCAAGTGGAATAGCCAGTTGGTATGGACCGAATTTTCATGGCAAAAAAACCTCAAACGGTGAAATTTATAATATGTATAATATGACTGCCGCGCATAAAACTTTGCCTATGAATACAATGGTGAGAGTTACAAATTTAAAGAACGGCAAAAATATTATAGTTAGAATTAATGATCGTGGTCCTTTTGTGGCTGGCAGGGTTATAGATCTGTCAAAAGTAGGAGCGCAAAAGATAGACATGATAGCATCTGGCACTGCACCTGTAGTGCTTGAAGTTGTCGGGTTTAATGGTAGTATAAATAGCAAAGTTGCCAATATACCAAGCTCTCAAAAGCCTAAGGTATCAAGTAGAGTTCAGCAAGATACTTTTGTTGGCGGTATATTTATGGTGCAAATTGGTGCTTTTAGAAATTTAAGTGGTGCAAATGCTTACAAAAGAACTCACTCTGCCAAGAACTACAATACTCAAATCAAAGAGTATATACTTGATGGAAGGACTATATATAGAGTATTTTTAGTAGGCTTTAGAAGCGAAAACGAGGCTAGAGACTTCATCGAAGCAGGGCATATAGAAGGCGCATTTATCGCAAGGGAGTAA
- the hisB gene encoding imidazoleglycerol-phosphate dehydratase HisB — protein sequence MQKIRKTKETDISLDLEIYGSGKCDISTGIGFFDHMLEAFGKHALFDMKLVAKGDLHIDFHHTVEDTGIVIGSLLKEMIYPVNGIERFGEATVVMDEAAVNCALDLSNRPFLVYESISDGKVGDFDIELVNEFFQALAFNANITLHITKIRGKNSHHIIEASFKALAVALRRALAKNERIGVPSTKGVL from the coding sequence GTGCAAAAGATAAGAAAGACCAAAGAGACTGATATAAGTTTAGATTTAGAAATTTATGGAAGTGGAAAGTGTGATATAAGCACGGGCATAGGATTTTTTGATCATATGCTTGAAGCCTTTGGCAAGCACGCTTTGTTTGATATGAAGCTTGTTGCAAAGGGCGATTTGCATATAGATTTTCACCATACGGTTGAAGATACAGGCATCGTCATAGGCTCGCTTTTAAAAGAGATGATATATCCTGTAAACGGAATTGAGAGATTTGGCGAGGCGACGGTTGTCATGGATGAAGCAGCTGTAAACTGTGCTCTTGATCTATCAAACCGACCGTTTTTAGTTTATGAAAGTATTAGCGATGGTAAAGTAGGTGATTTTGATATCGAGCTTGTTAATGAATTTTTCCAAGCTCTTGCATTTAACGCAAATATCACGCTTCATATAACTAAAATTCGTGGCAAAAACTCTCACCATATAATCGAAGCAAGCTTTAAGGCCCTAGCTGTCGCACTTAGAAGAGCTCTTGCTAAAAACGAGCGAATCGGAGTTCCAAGTACGAAAGGCGTGTTGTGA
- a CDS encoding HAD hydrolase family protein encodes MIEIIFLDVDGCMTDGKIVYGANGEEVKFFDVKDGYAIESWLKLGKKVAIITGRKSAIVEKRAENLKIDHVYQGVSDKFAVAEEILKFEGLKFENAAAIGDDYNDYKLLKAVGWSFKPKDAIKELEVKTKLKYKGGHGAIRQMIEILIDHENLKEEWSKRWL; translated from the coding sequence GTGATAGAGATAATTTTTTTAGATGTTGACGGTTGTATGACTGACGGCAAGATAGTCTATGGCGCAAATGGAGAAGAGGTTAAATTTTTTGACGTTAAAGATGGATATGCTATAGAGAGCTGGTTAAAGCTTGGTAAAAAAGTCGCAATCATAACTGGTAGAAAGTCAGCAATTGTAGAAAAAAGAGCCGAAAATTTAAAGATAGACCATGTATATCAGGGAGTAAGTGATAAATTTGCCGTTGCTGAGGAAATTTTAAAGTTTGAAGGACTTAAGTTTGAAAATGCGGCCGCAATAGGTGATGACTATAATGATTATAAGCTACTTAAGGCTGTTGGTTGGAGCTTTAAACCAAAGGATGCAATTAAAGAGCTTGAAGTAAAGACAAAGCTGAAATACAAAGGCGGACACGGAGCTATTAGGCAGATGATAGAAATTTTAATAGATCATGAAAATTTAAAAGAAGAGTGGTCTAAGCGTTGGTTATAA
- the lptC gene encoding LPS export ABC transporter periplasmic protein LptC, with the protein MVIKVFYFVIAIFSVAMVYMTLQDPYYSEILKPDNSIATIGMNDVVDYEINATIVSAKYEADEWNRYKNMDEFLNFKADVLRDDTHHSIISDKAFYQDDTIKLKGNVRYLNSENLKFVSEEADYNTKTKIASSSMPFTMTKNEDKIVGDSIIYDANLKRTYAKGIQAWVQEKR; encoded by the coding sequence TTGGTTATAAAAGTTTTTTATTTTGTCATAGCTATCTTTAGTGTGGCTATGGTATATATGACACTTCAGGATCCTTACTATAGTGAAATTCTAAAACCAGATAATAGCATTGCCACTATCGGGATGAATGATGTTGTGGATTACGAAATCAATGCCACTATTGTAAGTGCTAAATATGAGGCTGACGAGTGGAATAGATATAAAAATATGGATGAATTTTTAAATTTTAAGGCTGATGTTTTAAGAGATGATACTCATCATAGTATTATTTCTGATAAAGCTTTTTATCAAGACGATACTATTAAGCTTAAAGGAAATGTTAGATATTTAAATAGTGAAAATTTGAAATTTGTTTCAGAAGAAGCAGATTATAATACTAAAACAAAAATTGCCAGTTCGAGCATGCCTTTTACTATGACTAAAAATGAGGATAAGATAGTTGGCGATAGTATTATTTATGATGCAAATTTAAAAAGAACTTACGCAAAGGGAATTCAAGCATGGGTGCAGGAAAAAAGATAA
- the lptA gene encoding lipopolysaccharide transport periplasmic protein LptA: MGAGKKIILAFIFSILPLVAQNVEVTADDFFADENKFISELSGNVSVKKGKDILSADKVVIHFDKNRNPIKYVATGNAKFKVFIKDKNYNGSGHELIYEPKSNLYTINGSGFLHEVDSDKRIYGEKISVNQNSGTYSVNSGNKKPVKFVFQVEDKKK; encoded by the coding sequence ATGGGTGCAGGAAAAAAGATAATTTTGGCCTTTATTTTTAGTATTTTACCTTTGGTCGCTCAAAATGTGGAAGTAACCGCGGATGATTTTTTTGCAGATGAGAACAAATTTATAAGTGAATTGAGTGGTAATGTTAGTGTCAAAAAAGGTAAAGATATATTAAGTGCCGATAAAGTTGTGATACATTTTGATAAAAATCGTAATCCTATCAAATATGTTGCCACAGGAAATGCTAAATTTAAGGTTTTTATTAAAGACAAAAATTACAACGGAAGCGGACATGAGCTTATATACGAACCAAAATCAAATTTATATACTATAAACGGAAGTGGATTTTTGCATGAAGTTGATAGCGATAAGAGAATTTATGGTGAAAAGATAAGTGTAAATCAAAATAGTGGCACATATAGTGTAAATAGTGGCAATAAAAAGCCTGTAAAATTTGTATTTCAAGTGGAGGATAAGAAAAAGTGA